A part of Chloroflexota bacterium genomic DNA contains:
- a CDS encoding HPr family phosphocarrier protein: MSEGESLSLVLQINNPVGLHARPAALFVQTAGEFQANVQVRNITRGTPFVDAKSILGVMSIGVAQGHEIEIVASGEDAAEALQALKALAESNFGEGETETESKTESKG; this comes from the coding sequence ATGAGCGAAGGCGAAAGTTTATCCCTGGTGTTGCAAATCAATAACCCCGTAGGGCTACACGCGCGCCCCGCAGCGTTGTTTGTCCAAACGGCTGGTGAGTTCCAGGCCAACGTGCAGGTCCGCAATATCACCCGCGGCACGCCCTTCGTTGATGCCAAAAGCATCTTGGGTGTGATGAGCATTGGTGTGGCGCAGGGGCACGAAATCGAGATCGTCGCTTCGGGAGAAGATGCTGCGGAGGCGCTGCAAGCCCTGAAGGCGTTGGCAGAAAGCAATTTTGGCGAAGGCGAAACCGAAACTGAAAGCAAAACCGAAAGCAAGGGCTGA
- the dhaM gene encoding PTS-dependent dihydroxyacetone kinase phosphotransferase subunit DhaM, whose amino-acid sequence MIGIVVVSHSAKVAEGVKEMAEQMSQGRVAIAAAGGVDDETLGTNAERIFAALQAAYSPDGVLVLMDLGSAVMSAQMAIEMMDADQQEKIQMTDAPLVEGAIVAAVEASLGRGLDEVKKAAEAASTMRKIL is encoded by the coding sequence ATGATTGGAATCGTTGTTGTTTCACACAGCGCCAAGGTGGCCGAGGGCGTCAAGGAAATGGCTGAACAGATGAGCCAGGGGCGCGTGGCAATTGCCGCCGCTGGTGGTGTGGATGATGAAACCCTGGGCACCAACGCCGAGCGGATTTTCGCAGCCTTGCAGGCCGCATATTCCCCCGATGGGGTGTTGGTGCTGATGGATTTGGGCAGTGCAGTGATGAGTGCCCAAATGGCCATCGAGATGATGGATGCCGACCAACAGGAAAAAATTCAAATGACTGATGCCCCGCTGGTCGAGGGTGCCATTGTGGCTGCTGTGGAAGCCTCGCTGGGGCGTGGGTTAGACGAAGTCAAAAAGGCCGCCGAGGCTGCCAGCACGATGAGGAAAATTTTGTGA
- a CDS encoding rRNA adenine methyltransferase: MKWEAKAPQFQGDVAAFAAQRGLSPWEVWYAPYDPSVYAFVLEHLKPEDVVLDIGAGDFRLAVAAARRVRKVYAVEVHPTLVADFLHRMGAGLPPNLQVICANALDFPFPHDVTTGILLVRHSEHFAVFFSRLQAVGAQRLFTNARWHMGVELVDLQAPRMSLDAAPPGWYACACGAVGFKEPPSWDDPWTEETVHEVATCPRCRASKEQSR, from the coding sequence ATGAAGTGGGAAGCCAAGGCCCCGCAGTTCCAGGGCGACGTGGCCGCGTTTGCGGCGCAACGGGGATTGAGCCCCTGGGAAGTGTGGTACGCCCCTTACGATCCTTCGGTGTATGCTTTTGTGTTAGAGCACTTGAAACCCGAAGACGTCGTGCTGGACATTGGGGCAGGCGATTTCCGGCTGGCTGTCGCGGCTGCCCGGCGTGTGCGCAAGGTCTATGCGGTAGAGGTGCATCCGACGTTGGTGGCCGACTTTTTACATCGCATGGGCGCCGGGCTACCGCCCAATTTGCAAGTTATTTGCGCCAACGCACTGGATTTCCCCTTTCCCCATGATGTGACCACGGGGATCTTGTTGGTGCGTCATTCGGAACATTTCGCCGTTTTTTTCTCACGGCTGCAAGCCGTGGGGGCGCAGCGTTTGTTTACCAACGCCCGTTGGCACATGGGCGTCGAACTCGTGGATTTGCAGGCGCCGAGGATGAGTCTTGACGCGGCCCCGCCGGGATGGTATGCTTGTGCGTGCGGCGCGGTGGGGTTCAAAGAGCCGCCTTCTTGGGATGACCCCTGGACAGAAGAGACGGTTCATGAAGTTGCCACTTGCCCTCGGTGCCGCGCGTCGAAGGAGCAAAGCAGATGA
- the sdhC gene encoding succinate dehydrogenase, cytochrome b556 subunit: MVSDTYQRPEPRQPKRRFGDWFRLRGRSVGGWAFVLHRLTGLVLVFYLFLHFYFLSYLARGPEAYAAMVAAMKSLWITVLEVGLIAATLFHGLNGLRLMLMGLNVGVERHEAMFWGTVVLSALLTLVAAVLML, from the coding sequence ATGGTTTCTGATACTTACCAACGACCTGAGCCGCGTCAACCGAAGCGCCGTTTTGGCGACTGGTTCCGCCTGCGAGGACGCAGTGTGGGTGGTTGGGCTTTCGTACTCCACCGTTTGACCGGCTTGGTGCTGGTGTTTTACCTGTTCCTCCATTTTTACTTTTTGAGTTATCTGGCTCGTGGACCAGAAGCATACGCTGCCATGGTGGCGGCCATGAAAAGCCTCTGGATTACGGTGCTTGAGGTAGGGCTGATCGCCGCAACACTTTTCCACGGCTTGAATGGCTTGCGCTTGATGCTCATGGGCCTCAACGTGGGCGTGGAGCGGCACGAAGCCATGTTCTGGGGCACGGTGGTGCTTTCGGCGCTGTTGACGCTCGTTGCTGCCGTGCTGATGCTCTAA
- a CDS encoding succinate dehydrogenase/fumarate reductase iron-sulfur subunit, whose protein sequence is MATVTFKIFRYKPGEIDPPRYDTFQVEVEDHTTVLDVLEMLRLDDPTLTYRHSCHHGSCGTCGMLVNGKEVLACVTNVLALKTKTVVVEPLRNAPLVSDLVVDMTPFFEKYEPVGMPYIRQSEYWPEATPPEAVGTYMRFESCLECGLCLSACPVVATDPDYLGPAALAAAARVVQEPRGQSVPTVLAMVDNESGCWRCHAAMECSAACPNDVNPGSMIMYLRETLLAGKHK, encoded by the coding sequence ATGGCAACGGTGACCTTCAAAATCTTTCGCTACAAGCCCGGTGAAATCGACCCGCCGCGTTACGATACTTTCCAGGTGGAAGTGGAAGACCACACCACCGTGCTCGATGTGTTGGAAATGCTGCGGCTGGATGACCCCACGCTGACCTACCGCCATTCGTGTCACCACGGTTCCTGCGGCACGTGCGGTATGCTGGTCAACGGCAAAGAGGTGTTGGCCTGTGTAACCAATGTCCTGGCGCTGAAAACCAAGACGGTCGTCGTGGAGCCGCTCCGCAACGCGCCGCTGGTGAGCGACCTGGTGGTAGACATGACGCCGTTCTTCGAGAAATACGAACCGGTGGGCATGCCTTACATCCGCCAGAGCGAATATTGGCCGGAAGCCACCCCGCCGGAAGCCGTTGGCACCTACATGCGCTTTGAGAGCTGTCTGGAGTGTGGTTTGTGTCTCTCGGCGTGCCCCGTGGTCGCGACAGACCCCGACTACCTGGGCCCGGCCGCCCTGGCTGCGGCAGCGCGAGTAGTGCAAGAGCCGCGCGGCCAGAGCGTCCCCACGGTGTTGGCGATGGTAGACAACGAGTCTGGGTGCTGGCGTTGCCATGCTGCCATGGAATGTTCGGCGGCATGCCCCAACGACGTCAACCCGGGCAGCATGATCATGTACCTGCGGGAAACACTGCTCGCGGGCAAGCACAAATAG